A window of Cervus elaphus chromosome 23, mCerEla1.1, whole genome shotgun sequence genomic DNA:
agtgataaggaatctgcctgccaacgcagaacacatgagttcaatccctgggtcaggaagatcccctgaaggaggaaatggcaacccattccagtattcttgcctgggaaatctcacaaacagaggagccttgcgggctacagtccatagggttgaaaaaaagtcagacatgacttagcaactaaacaacaacaacaaagatttactaGGCACACAGGGAAATAAGAGAACATGGCTGAAAACCAGTATAAACAACAGAGCACAGAAGCAGATCCATGAAACATCTGGattcaactgtacttcagtttttttaattaaaaaaaaaaaaaaaacatggatgaaccttgaaagtaagtgaataagtgaaagaagtcagatataAAATGCTACGTATTATGTGATTCCATTGACATAAAATATCTAGATTAGGCAAATCTGTAGAGAAGAGGGCAAATTGGTCATTGCCCAAGGATGAAGAGAGGGGAAATGGGAATAGTTAATGGGTGCGaggtttctgtttgggatgattaAAAAGTTCTGGAACTAGGTGGTGAAGATGGTTGCATGACATTGTGACTTTACGTAATGCCGCTGAACTGTACACCTTAAAATACTTAAACTGATGAGCTTTATGTTATtcgtattttaccacaatttttagaaagagagagaaggaaaaaagagaaagaaggaccaGGGTGAAAGTCAAAGGACACTGAGCACCCTCTATTGGTTTTCATCCTTTTACAGACCTTTCAAATCCAGAATTTACCTCTTCTTAGGGCTGACACtgtctctgttctttcttttcaggTGGCACCCTAAAATGCTGGAATCTTCATGGCAAGTGCCGCCAGAAATGCTTCAAGAAGGAAAGGGTCTATGTTTACTGCACAAATAATAAACTGTGCTGTGTGAAGCCCAGGTACCAGCCAAAAAACTTACCATGGCAAATCCAAGTTCCTTGAAGCCTAAAGTTATCAAAAGGCAGATGAAGCTACCCCGAGTCTGACCTCAGTAGATTCTTGAACTCTATCAATAAACATCTCTGGCTGATCCCTGTGTTGGCCTGTTAGTCTACCCAGTGGTTCTCAGAAGGTCCTCTTTCAGGTGGTTAATTTAAGTCAAAACCATTTCATTATATTTCACAAGCACTCATCAGAATTTTCTGAAATCTACACAACATACAATAACCCCATTATTCTGGCAGTTAGTGAAAGGTTATCATCTAATAAATCATTGCTTTGAAATTCCAAAATTTTCCTTTAACCTATATGGAAACAAAAGCATTTTTGTTGTCTGCAGGATCTGGAAGTCCCAAGACTGGGGTCCTGGGGCTAGTAGTGCCTACCCACTGTTGAGGGGAGCAGATCCCAGAGTCACTGGATGCAGGGCTCTCGGGGTCCCAGAGCTAGTGCTAGCGCACTGGTGTGCAGGGTTGGGTCCAGGCCCTCTGGTGGACAGAGCCAGGTTCCAAGGCGGCTGTGAGCTCAGGGAATCTTGGAGCAGTTATGCCTGCTGGGAGGTGGGGCTGTCCCCCCCCAGCTAGTTGCTTGACCTGAGGTGTCCCAGTTGTTCAGTTGtccagtagtgtccaactctttgcaaccccatggactgcagcactccaggtctccctgtccctcaccatctcccaaagcgtgcccaagttcatattcattgcatcggtgatgccgtccagccatcttatcctctgatgccctcttctccttctggacaCTGAGGTGTCCCAGGACTAGTGCCAAAAGGCTAGTGGGTGGAATCAGGTCCCCTGGAACTATAAAGCTAGAGGGAAGATTCCAAACTGCCACTTGCCAGCACCAGTGTCCACAGACACTAGTGTCTGTGTCCCAGGGTAAGCTccagttgcctcctgcctctccaggaagctctccaagatcagcaggCAGGTCTGATCAGCAGATGGGTCCCAGAGTGTGCGCCTTTTAAAATTGGAGTCTCTATTTCCCATAGTGCTCTGGCTGTCCCCAAAGTAAACCccactgaccttcaaagtcaAACATTCTGGGTTCTCATCTTCCTGGTGCAAGACTGCTGGACTAGGAAATCTGATGTGTGATTCAGACCCTTCACCCcttggggagaacctctgcaattgtAATTACCCTCCTATGTGTGGATCACCCACCCCAGAGGGTATAGGTCTTGACTTCTACCATGACTCCACCCCGTCCTATCCATCTCACtatggttccttctttatatctttagttgtagaagcAACAGACAACTTCTAAGTAACTATTATAAATTTGTCAAGGAAATTTGAGGAAAAGATTGACTGAAAGAATAATTTAATcaatacacaggaaaaaaaaagtaccaatTTTCTATCAGTGCATTACAAACCACTCTAAAACTTAGTGGATTAAAATAACAACTATTCATTATTTCTCAGAGTTATGTGTGTTAATTAACTGGTTCTTCTGATATTCTCACCTGGGGTCACTGATATAATCACATGTCTCGCCATATGGCCTCCCCATCTCAAGGAAGTTAACTTTGGCTTCTAACACAATGGCTAGGTCTAAGAAGGTAAGCCTCAATATGCATCATTTATCAAACTTGTgatgttatgtttttaaaagtcccATTGGGCAAAGGAAGTCATGTGACCTGAGGTCAATATAGGAAAAACTACACaaggacaagaatactggaggaatgATTCCACTGGTGATCATCAACGTTATCAATCTATCACAAATGTAATCTCTAGGAATAAACTGGGCATTCTAAACTAAAAGATACAAAATCTAAAATTAAGGATTTATTGGTTGCACTTAACAGCAGATTGAACAGAATAGAAGAAAGAACCAGTAACTCAAAAACAGATGAATAGGACATGCAATCaaagcacagagagaaaaaaatgcagaacAAATAGGGCAGAACATGAGAAACTTATGGGAGAATACCAAATGGTCTAACATATATGTAACTGTCTCAGAgtctcagaaggagaagaaagagagaattgagaagaaatgttttttaaagacaatggctgaaaattttccaaaattgtgAAAAGATATTAATCCACAGACTCACAAAATTTAGTGAACTCCAAGCAAGATAGacacaaagaaaatcaaaatagcaTAACATAATCAAACTAttaacaaccaaaagaaaaagtatttcctGATAACTGTGAACATTTCAAACAAAACATGTTCAAGAATTTTTATGGAGAATATCAGAAGCCCTTATTGAAGAACACTATAAAAAGCCTAAATTAATAAAGACATAATATTTTGTGACTTAGACAACTCAGTGTCTTCAAGATGTCAATTCTGGGACTcccctagcagtccagtgattaagacttcaccttcctatatatatagatatcctgggtttgatccctgggttgggaagatcccttggagaagggaaaggctacccacttcagtattctggcctggagaaatccatgggctgtgtagcccatgaggttgcaaagaacaggacacgactgagtgactttcactttcactctttcctatgcaaggggtgcaggtttgatcctttgttggaaaactaagatcccgcattcttcacagccaaaaaaccaaaacataaaaacagcagCAATAGTGTAAcaattcaataaggacttttaaaacaattttttaaagatgtcaaTTCTACACTATTTCCTAGATTCATTGAAATTCCAGTCAAACAACTAACAGGATTTTTTCCAGTATCTGTTGAAAATTATGTaaagataaacaaatattttgttgGGGACATAGACATAGATGACAAAACTATCAGTAAAGCCTAGGATGATGGTTAATTCTAAGAATATAGGAATTGCAAGAAGAAATGCTGATATTCTAATTTTTTATCTGGGTTGTAGTTATGGAGATGTTTCTTGTCTTATTGTTTTttactttctatattttttaaaatattactttgctttctcaatatataataaaaatcagGTTTTTCCAAAAGGAGATAAAAGCTATgaacacaaaaaaatgaaaaagctaaaTCAGCTAAAAgtcccagaaaataaaatacttgaaaattaCTTGtcctataaaatgtttttttcatttcatttgaacccagggatcaaacccgggagatatatatatatatatatatatataggaaggtgaagtcttaatcactggactgctaggggAGTCCCAGAATTGACATCTTGAAGATACTGGGTTATCTAAGTCACAAAATATTATGTCTTTATTAATTTAGGCTTTTTATAGTGTTCTTCAATAAGGGCTTCTGATATTCTCCATAAAAATTCTTGAACATGTTTTGTTTGAAATGTTCAAAATGTaaaaaactctcaaaactcagtGTAAGGAAACAAAATTGGATAGCAAAATGAGCTAAATATTTGAACTGACACCACTGAAAAAGTTATACATGTaagaaataagcacatgaaaatggatagatattagagaaatgcacattaaaatcacAGTAAAATACTACTACACATATATCAGAGTgtccaaaattaaaataattggtCATAATGACTGCTGATGAGAAACAAGCATTGGCAGCAGAACTCTTAtaccctgctggtgggaatgtaaaatagtacaacCGCTTTGGAGTTTTGTACAGTTGGGGAGTTTCTTTAAAAGTCTAGTGAACCAcaagatccaaccactccatacctaggtatttacccagaagaaatataaatagatCTACATGAAGACTTTACACATAAATGTGAACAACAGCCTTATTTGTGGTAGCCAcaaatggaaacaatccaaatgtccatcaacaagtgaatggataaacaaattgtggtgtaTTCATATAGCAGAATACTCAGCAATAAAAGCAATTAACTTTTGAATCTCAGAAAACCATGGATGACTCTCCAAAtaataatgcaaaataaaacagacaaaaataaatatattgtatgACTCCATTAGTAAAAGGCTCTAGCAACTATGACTCTATAGTAAGAGTACATCTGTACTAGACAGAGGGTaagaggaggaggaacagagaggAGTATTAAGAGGTTACAAAGAGGCACAGGGAAATTTGGGGGGATGGTGGGATATGTTCATGATCTTGATTTTTGGTGATAATTTCATATGGATGCCGTGTATGACATCAAATTGCACACTTTAAATTAGTACAGTTTacagatccaatcagtccatcctaaaggagatcagtcctgggtgttcactggaaggactgatgctgaagctgaaactccaatactttggccacctcatgcgaagagttgactcattggaaaagaccctgatgctgggagggaccgggggcaggaggagaaggggatgacagaggatgagatggctggatggcatcaccgactcgatggacatgagtttgagtaaactccgggagttggtgatggacagggaggcctggtgtgctgtgattcatggggtcgcaaagagtcagacacgactgagcgactgaactgaactgattatatatcaattatacctcaataaagtaaaTAAGTGATGCTTTTTAGGAGAAAAAAGACTAAAGGAAAATAGATGTTATTTAAAAGAGAGTAAGTGAATCATATGTGATGAAACCAAAGAGGTGGACAGGGGCTAGATCGTGAAAGACTGTCCAAGTTAAACAATTGTTTTGCAAATGTTGATACCAGTGGCAGAGAATCCATTTCAGGCAGCAGATCAATCCCCCAATCTTTAGTGTTCTTTCAGTCCAGTCTCCCCTGACTGCTTTTGTCCATTTGGTTATTGGGCGCCCTCCTTTCCACGCAGTCTGGACTCCATTATTTTTATGATCTCATCTTCAATTACTCTTCTGGTGGTTCATTCCACTCAAGTCATCCCGGCCTCCTTGCTAGTCCTCAGACACACCAGTCTTCATCCCAATGTAACTGAAAGTGTGGTCAAGTTGCTCACCACTCAAGTGCCAATGTGGAGGCAAGGTtggcagaaaagaaaatttgttttattttggatgtTGGCAATGGGGGTGGCAGGAGCGGGGAGGGGAGTTCAGTAAAACAAGGTAGCTCACAGGCTATGGCTTAGAATATTATccatagcccttgagaaggaggTCCTTGATTTTGCTTAAATGACTATTCAGTCTTGTTGgactctttttctttatttctgcattttctcacttctctgattaaacgtATTCTTTGGCTGAAGTTTTTTTCACAGACAAAAACAGGCTGAAGCCATGGGAGGCAAAGACATTGTGTAGGCTCCTGCTGTTTCATCAACTCAAGGCCTTTGCAGCAGCTGTTCCTTCTGACTGAAACTCTCATCCCCAATCCTCTACTTGTCTCTAACATCCTTTGGGTCCTTGTTCATATATCACCTTCTCACGGCAGCCTGCACCAaataccttattttaaaattttcttcaaaaacgGCTCTCCTGTGCTTCTTTTGGGCTTGAATTTCCCCATAGTACATTTCAGCATCTATCATagttttttctttgctgtgtttATTGCCCCCCGTGAGAATGTGATAAAGGTACACTGATTATGCGTTGTAcagtgctcagctgctcagtcgtgtctgactctttgcaaccctgtggactgtagcccaccaggctcctctgtccatggggttctcccagcaagaatattggagtgggttgccatgacctcctccaggggaccttcccaacccagggattgaacctgtatcacctgcgtctcctgcactgtagtcagattctttacccactgagccacctgggaagcccacattgaATATACATTAGGCTTATTTGTCAAAGAACTGAgcatgaaaacaaatattttattttacctaaGGAAAGAGTAcagacaggaaaacaaaaaacagactaAGTATTTTTTCTTAAAGGGATGAAATACTGAAAATTGGTCACACATTTGTTGGAAAACTTGATGCCAAAAATGAAGTTAAAGTTATCTACGGGTTAGTAACTACAGGAAGGGGCTACAACTCTTAAGGCTGAGAGACCCTTCCTTCCCATCTCCAgtccctccagttccattctccaCCCTTCTCCACCCAGCTGTCTGATCCCCTGCATCAACAGGATCTCTTGCCTCTGGCCTCCAGTTGGGTTTCACAAGTAGGATAACCTCAGCAAGATTTCTGGAGGAGGGAGTAAAGTCCAGGCATTTATTCTGCCACCTCTCTCTCTGTAGAGTCGCTACTGGAATTAGTTAACTCTAATCCTTgcgggacttacctggtggctcagatggtaaagcgtctgtctataatgtgggagacctgggttcgatccctgtgtcgggaagattccctggagaaggaaatggcaacccactctagtactcttgcctagaaaatcccatggacggaggagcctggtccaGGCTGGGGTCGCAggctggggtcgcaaagacacgactgagcgacttcactaatcCTTGCAGTGTGACTGTTTTTTACACCTATGCTGTACTGAAGTGATAAGGAATGGGCttttgaaaacagattttttttgtttagatagatagataggtgaAAGATGATAGATTCCACAGTCATTTTCTGAGCTCCATCTGCCTTTTGCACAGGGCATATGGGAAAAATAGAATGTGAATGTGATGAGAATCAATATCCTTGCATCTTCAAGTGTTTGATGGTGGCTGTAGTCTCTGCAATTCCCCAGAGAAACATTATTGTTATTGGTTCTCTACTATAGTATGTAGGGAACGTTTCAGTGGTTCCTACTTTTCCCTTTCTACCGTAATAGCCCTCACTCCATAGAACAGGGAACCAATGTGAAATTCTGCCAGCTAAAAAATATGTCTATTCTAATTATATATTCAGAAATGGAGCAGAATCTCCTAAGGGCTCAGGGGATCCAGTGGTTCAATTGTGAGATATCCTGTATCCAAAAATTTATGTATCCTctgacctctgtgtgtgtgtgcttagtcgattagttctgtctgactcttttcgaccccatgaactgtagcccaccaggctcttctgtccatggggattctccaggcaagaatactggagtgggttgtcatgtcctcctccaggggatcttcccaacccaggtctcccgaattgcaggcagattctttactggaaaaaaaaaaagtttttttaaccaaaaaaaaaaaagttgccatgccctcctccagggaatctttccaacccagggatggaactggggtttcctgcactgcaggcgaattctttaccagctgagctaccaggaagcccataTTGTAACCTATCTACTCacaaaatttcaagaaaaatcaactataatataaaagAAGAGACGAGAAACTATTTGTACATACTtcaatgtgtgcgtgtgtgctcagtcgctcgtcatgtccaactctctgtgaccccacggactgtagcccaccaggctcctctgtccacgggatttccgaggcaagaataccggcatgggttgccatttcctccccctggagatcttcccgacccagggatcaaacccaagcctcctgcactTGCGGGcgtattcttcaccactgagccacctgggaagcccatttcattgtgtaaatacacttaaaaatagaatgaagTAGTCAGATCTTGTACATATCATGAGTGCAACAGCTGCTAATACAGGCCCTAAGGAATGAATGTGTTATACGTGCAAATTCAAATAAGAACTAAAGTGCTTGCAATCTGTGTCCTGAATTTGCAAAATGGTAAACAGCTTGggtaaagttcttttttttttttttctttccccctccttctagcctaactattctgagggggtcaagaatttcacagcagacaggacacctcctgggggagggcagaatacgagcatacaaggaccagtttcctatcctaaaaatcccctggtgatcgcttggtaataattttccccagatggcatggacacacctcctaaatgaccatcacaaatttccttcctaaaccctagcacgctcatcaacctgtgtaccaagcaatcgccgcctgcctattccaggctcctgtgggtccccgctccttctagtccctcccaggggggtgatcagaccccctcttccaccctgccgggtgggttcctcctcaactgagcgctcagttcccctgctgccgtccactacctgctgacgtgaaaggtccAGGCGTTgaaaagcagaatccttccagaggggcgaggcaccgtcccccctctaggagattcaagccacaaagcctcgggatggcctcaaatgagacctgtctcctcaaagtgaggagcttcccggccaatgcaccaaatgttgtagccatgctttccgggaaacaaactcactcagaaggacaatgcagatagtggagtgcagtttattacaccggcgggtccaaggcagagtctcctcttagccaaggaccttGGATAAAGTTCtaaccaaaacaaaatataatcatTCCTTGATTTACATGGTAGTTTCATTCTAGGAAAACTCAATGGGcaaaaaatacttgcaaaacaACCTTAGATTCTGGACTTAGAGAACTACAGACGAATTCTCACCTAAGTAAATGTCTAGCGGGACATTTGAATTTTGTTTGGGAAATGGGTCACTACTTCACTTTCCAGGACAGTCACTCATGTTGATGccaagtggcttcccaggtgctcaATATACAAATTCCAGCAGGGGCTGCATTCATTTTGATCAAAAAATGTCCCCAGCAAATTCCCAAAGTAACCCCTAGAGGTCAGTATCTCCCCTTTGAGAATCTGATCTAGCCATTAACAGTCTCTCCCTGGATTCTCAATTTTCTGAGACAAATGGAGCTGCATCACAAGCAAAATAATTTACCCAAATTGAACTACATGTGCTGAGAGAGAGATAGTGGGGGTTTTGGTTTTGCATTCaacttattttcttactttttaaatcaacttaattgttactgttcagtcgctcagccatgtcagactctttgcaactccatggactgcatttcaccaggcttccctcttcccccttctcttcctgccttcaatctttcccagcatcagggtcttttccaataagtcggctccacatcaagtggccaaagtattggagcttcagtatcaacttagttttgacttcttttttcctttatctatttgactgatgctttttgaactgtggtgttggagaagattcttgagagtcccttgaactgcaaggagatccaaccagtccatcctaaaggagatcagtcctgggtgttcattggaaggactgatgctgaagctgcaactccaatactttggccacctgatgcgaagagctgactcatttgaaaagaccctgatgctgggaagattgagggtaggaggagaaggggacaacagaggatgggatggttggatggcatcaccaactcgatggacatgggttcgggtagactccgggagttggtgatggacagggaggcctggcgtgctgcggtccatggggtcgtgaagagtcggacacgactgagcgactgagttgaactgaactgatctgactcTTCaagtggaattttttaaaaattgaagtataattgatcacaatattaattataattgATTATCAAGTATAATCAATTATTAAGTATAATTGATCATCAATATtgtagcttcaggtgtacagtaTAGCACTTCAGGATTTTTGCATATTAAATTCCATCATAGGTTGTTATGAGATAATGGGcataattccctgtgttatacagtgaatccttgttgcttgtctatgttatattaatatatgactGTTTGTATCTGTCCATCCAGTATCCCTAACTTATCCCTTCCCCTCCATTCTCCCCTttagtaatcataagtttgttttttatgtctgtgagtctgtttccgtttAGTATGTGCATTCATTTTTGTtatgttttagatttcacatgcaagtgataccatataatatttgtttttctctgttggactcatttcactaagcataatattctctaggtccacacatgttgctgcaaatggcagtattttgttcttttgtatgACTGGGTAGTAATCCTTTGATAGATACTGTATCTCCCTAATCCAACTctttgttgatgggcatttgggagGTTTACCTTTTCAAATATTCACGTAAATGGGATCATTTAGTATGTACAcctttgtatctggcttcttttgtttAACATAATGTGTTTTTTGGAGATTAGTTCATGCTGTGTGTTTCAgtatattgttattattgtttactATTATTGTACTTTATGGATGTAACTCAATTTATCCATTCACATGCTGTTTCCAGTTATGAGATACTATGAATAAAATTGCCACAAACACTAGGGAAGTCTTCATATGTACATATGTCTATTCTTGTAAGTAATTCTGCAACtgtttttccaaagtggctgtccatgttacattcccatcaacaatgtattagcattccagttgctccacatccttaccaacactcaTTATGGTCAGTCTTTCTTATATTAATCATGCTGGTGGTAGGTAATGGCATCctactgtgattttaatttgcatttccctgatgcctaatgattttgagcatctttcatgggcttattggccatctatacatcttcttttgtaaaatgtctatttaaatattGCCCACTCCATTATTACATTGCTTTTTCTTACTGACTTGTAAGCCTTCTTTGTGTATTCTGGAAatgagtcctttgtcagataaatGTCTTGCAAATATGAACAACAGCAGTTTAAATAAGCCAGGAGAATCCCTCCTTGAACCAGTGGCTGCCTGAACAGGAGAAGGGATTTCTCTCAATCCCTACACACAAAAAGTATCTGTCATTGAAGACATCACACTGCATTGTGTAATTCCACTGCACAGAGGTATTTATCCTTCATTAAAATGGCCCCTAAAGATAAACAATCACTTACTTTGGTATTATCACCAGGGAAACATGATGTGCTCCACTGATGGAGGAAAACTCACTATCTATGTCAGTCTGCTGAAAGGCAATGTCCTGATTCAAGAGTAAtttgagggatggggtgggaagggaagagaaggggggtCAAGATAGAgaggacacatgtatgcctatggctgattcatattaatatatggcaaaaaccaccacagtattgtaaagtaaatatcctccaactaaaataaataaacaaaatttttaaaaaagatttatttgggCTAAATATAATTGTCAGCTGGCTCTCAGACTTAAATGTAGCCCTGGCCCAGTACAAAAAGTCCACTCAACAGTCTGCCATCAAAAACCcaggtggggaagggggtgggatgTCCCCCAATCCAACCCTGAACCTCCTACAGTATCCATCAttttaactttgttcttttcctttcttgtaagCCCGAAGGGACCCATCTGATCAGCAGGATGAGAAACTCCTCTAACCTCCATTCTAACTGAACTCTACTCTAAACTCTGATGCATgtgaaaatacacatatatgaatattacatattttgtgtatgtgcactatatatataacttttaaaatatatatataatttttagtgattatataaaatgtatatgtcCATTCTGACAAAGTATGTAACAAAAGCTAGTAGGGATTATGAAAAAGTGGTGAATATTTTGAAGCTcatctatgttttatttttccacaatGTGTTCTAAGCATATTATTCAAGTTACGGaagttggaaatttttaaagaaatttccagaGGCATTTTAGTGCTAAAAATCTTGTTTTGGAAGACAAAGCACAAATGAAAATGTTCATGATACCtagacaagtttaaaaaaaacaagacacaCCAAAAATGTACAATTTGGTTCCATTTTATCTGTAAATCacattttatggatttttttattttggatatatatgtataatgaaaaTATCGACTTTTGCCTTCTTATTTGTGCTTCTCTGTTTTCTAACTTTTCTCCAGTGAACATGTATCACTTttacaattagaaaaaaatgttatttaaaaagtacaaaaaggggacttacctggtggttcagcatCTAAGACGCTgagattccaatgcaggggcctaggttcattccctggtcagggaactagatcccacgtgctgcaactaagagttcacatggcCACAACCAAGATCCCGAATGCCACAAGTATTAATATCAAAcgactgtgaattttttttttttgaacgaCTGTGAATATTAAGTGAGATGATATACATAAAGCAGTTGGTACTTACTAAAGGCTAActgatactattattatcattaactCAGCCATTCAGTGACTCTTGGGGAATGTCTATGCTCTGAATAGCATGTCTAAGCACCTACGTCAAAGCAAAACTTCCTCTCTAACATCCCCCACCTACTTGGCTCACCTTGCACACCTCCAGTGCCATAGAGCTCCCTTCCTCGCAAAGCTTCTCCTTCACACTGGCCCGTCCTACCAATGGGTGGCTCCATTACTTCAAAACTAGTCTCGACTTGAGGTCCAAAGCTTTAAGTtcaagctctagctatgtgcctTGGGAACTGTGTGGCCT
This region includes:
- the DEFB123 gene encoding beta-defensin 123, coding for MKLLSLILAGLLLLSQLTPGGTLKCWNLHGKCRQKCFKKERVYVYCTNNKLCCVKPRYQPKNLPWQIQVP